The stretch of DNA AGGGTTGGCCCAGCGGGTCCGGCTGATTCTCGGGTGCGCCGCTGGCAAGACGAACACACGCGTCGCTCACGACCTGCGGCTGACGAAGCAGACCGTGGGGAAGTGGCGCACGCGCTTCCTGGCCCAGCGTCTGGACGGCTTGCTCGACGAGCCGCGGCCAGGCGCACCGCGCACCGTCAGCGATGCCGATGTGGAGGCGGTGCTGACCCGGACGCTGGAGACGAAGCCCGCCGACGCCACGCACTGGAGCACACGCTCGATGGCGCAGACGTGCGGCCTGAGTCGGAGCACGGTCAACCGCATCTGGCGGGCCTTCGCGCTGCAACCGCATCGCACGGAGACCTTCAAGCTGTCGAAGGACCCGCTGTTCATCGAGAAAGTCCGCGACATCGTCGGGCTGTATCTGCATCCGCCCGACCGCGCCCTGGTGCTGTGCGTGGACGAGAAGAGTCAGATCCAAGCCCTGGATCGGACCCAACCGCTGTGGCCGATGCGGCCGGGCCAGGTGGAGCGGCGGAGTCATGACTATGTCCGGCACGGCACCACCTCGCGGTTTGCGGCCTTGGATGCCAAGCGCGGCACGAGCATTGGGCCGCTGCACCGACGGCATCGGGCCCTCGAGTTCCGACAGTGCCTTGCCACGATTGACGCGGCCGTGCCCGCCGACCTCGAGGGGCACCTGATTCTCGACAACTACGGCACCCACAAGACGCCGATGATTCACCCCTGGCTGGCCCGACGGCCCCGGTTCCATCTCCACTTCACGCCG from Candidatus Rokuibacteriota bacterium encodes:
- a CDS encoding IS630 family transposase is translated as MRTGRPIPPWTISDDERDTLERWARRPTTGQGLAQRVRLILGCAAGKTNTRVAHDLRLTKQTVGKWRTRFLAQRLDGLLDEPRPGAPRTVSDADVEAVLTRTLETKPADATHWSTRSMAQTCGLSRSTVNRIWRAFALQPHRTETFKLSKDPLFIEKVRDIVGLYLHPPDRALVLCVDEKSQIQALDRTQPLWPMRPGQVERRSHDYVRHGTTSRFAALDAKRGTSIGPLHRRHRALEFRQCLATIDAAVPADLEGHLILDNYGTHKTPMIHPWLARRPRFHLHFTPTSSSWLTLVERWFAMLTDKQITRGAHRSTHALEAAIIAYIALSNTAPKPFVWTKSADEILASVARFCYRISGTGH